The genomic interval TTGTGTCATTTGTAATATTAATCCCGTCTTTTACTTCCTCTGTTACTCTTTTCATTGTTTTTACAGAAGAAAGGGTATCTTTTTGAATTTCATTAACTAAAACAGCAATTTGCTTAGCAGACTGATTGGATTGTTCGGCTAATTTTCTTACTTCTTCGGCTACTACTGCAAAACCTTTACCAGCCTCACCAGCTCTTGCTGCCTCAATAGCTGCATTTAATGCCAATAGATTTGTCTGATCAGCTATTTCTGTTATAACTTTTAGAAATTGACCAATTTCTTGAGAGCGTGCCTGTAATAATACAATGGAGTCATTCGATTCTATCACAGAATTTTGGATTAAGCTCATTTGTGTTACCGTATTATCCACTACTTCTTGTCCTTCTTTTGCCTTCAACACTGTATTATTTGTGCTTTTTACCATTTCTTCTGTATTTTTTGCAATATCTTTTATTTCGCTATTAACAACTGCTACCGAATCAACAATGAATTCCATTCCTTTTGTTTGCTCTTCAGAACCTGCAGCAACACTTTGAATGGCAGAAGAAATTTGCTCCGATACATAGCTTGTTTCTACCGTATTAGCCGTTAATTTTTCGGCAGATGAGTTAATTTGTTCTGATGTTTCATTTACTTTCTGAACTAAGTTACTAATAAATTCTTTCATTAAAATAAACTCATCTGTTAATTGACCGATTTCATCATTCGATGTCTTTTTAATCTCTATATCTAAATTGCCTTCTGTAATTTTCTTCGTAAAATTCAATAATTTTTTAAGTGGAGTTATTATTATTCGTCGCGTAAATAATGCGACAATAACCGTTACAAACACTAGATTAATAATCGTATTTACAAAAATACTAAATGCTTCC from Niallia sp. FSL W8-0635 carries:
- a CDS encoding methyl-accepting chemotaxis protein, with amino-acid sequence MKKRTIFRSLRTKMIVIIFFATLFSTMISFKLHELILEAGVFPEAFSIFVNTIINLVFVTVIVALFTRRIIITPLKKLLNFTKKITEGNLDIEIKKTSNDEIGQLTDEFILMKEFISNLVQKVNETSEQINSSAEKLTANTVETSYVSEQISSAIQSVAAGSEEQTKGMEFIVDSVAVVNSEIKDIAKNTEEMVKSTNNTVLKAKEGQEVVDNTVTQMSLIQNSVIESNDSIVLLQARSQEIGQFLKVITEIADQTNLLALNAAIEAARAGEAGKGFAVVAEEVRKLAEQSNQSAKQIAVLVNEIQKDTLSSVKTMKRVTEEVKDGINITNDTKEKFTVISDSMLSMSSQMENILEAANKISTNIVEVAGSVDQVTGIAKENSQNSMSVSEASQEQLAAIEEITSSTKSLAKIADDLVELTKTIHVH